The following coding sequences are from one Phycisphaerales bacterium window:
- the upp gene encoding uracil phosphoribosyltransferase, which translates to MGTPSPEFPGVIVFDHPLIQHKLTYLRDRTVSHRPFRALLYQIAGLMVFEVTRTLPTEVIEVETPIERTQGRRLAGHVTVVPVLRSGLGMAEGILEMMPEARVGHLGLVRDEETLKPRVYLQRLPRDLSAGPVFLVDPMLATGGSAAEAVAILRRAGAKDLRLICLVAAPEGIRRIRTMDAEIPIYTAAIDRQLNERGYILPGLGDAGDRMYGTG; encoded by the coding sequence ATGGGCACGCCCTCCCCCGAGTTCCCAGGCGTCATCGTCTTCGACCACCCTCTCATCCAGCACAAGCTGACGTACCTGCGCGACCGCACCGTCAGCCACCGCCCCTTCCGCGCCCTGCTCTACCAGATCGCCGGGCTCATGGTCTTCGAGGTCACGCGCACGCTCCCCACCGAGGTTATCGAGGTCGAGACGCCCATCGAGCGCACGCAGGGCCGCCGCCTCGCCGGCCACGTCACCGTCGTTCCGGTGCTGCGCTCAGGGCTGGGCATGGCCGAGGGCATCCTCGAGATGATGCCCGAGGCCCGTGTCGGGCACCTCGGCCTGGTGCGCGACGAGGAGACCCTCAAACCCCGCGTCTACCTCCAGCGCCTCCCGCGCGACCTCTCCGCCGGCCCGGTGTTCCTGGTCGATCCCATGCTCGCCACCGGCGGCTCCGCGGCCGAGGCCGTGGCCATCCTGCGGCGCGCGGGCGCGAAAGACCTCCGCCTCATCTGCCTGGTCGCGGCGCCCGAGGGCATCCGCCGCATCCGTACCATGGACGCAGAGATTCCGATTTATACCGCGGCCATCGACCGCCAGCTCAATGAGCGGGGCTACATCCTTCCTGGACTGGGTGACGCGGGCGATCGCATGTACGGCACGGGCTGA
- a CDS encoding nucleoside deaminase, with the protein MDQGTLDRRTLDRLALDAAYQQALKSRAEGGIPIGSALMTAEGVIVALGHNLRVQTGDSTAHAETVCIRNAGRRRDWHTLTLASTLSPCAMCSGTAVLHRIRRVVIGENRTFQGREDWMRAEGVELVVADDARCVSLMEQFIREHAELWDEDIGVPPGA; encoded by the coding sequence ATGGACCAGGGCACACTTGATCGGCGGACACTGGATCGGCTGGCGCTCGACGCCGCGTACCAGCAGGCCCTCAAGAGCCGAGCCGAGGGTGGGATCCCCATCGGGTCGGCGCTGATGACCGCCGAGGGCGTGATCGTGGCGCTGGGGCACAACCTGCGGGTGCAGACAGGGGACTCGACCGCCCACGCCGAGACGGTGTGCATCCGCAACGCGGGGCGGCGGCGCGACTGGCACACGCTGACGCTGGCCTCGACGCTCTCGCCGTGCGCGATGTGCAGCGGCACGGCCGTGCTGCACCGGATCCGGCGGGTGGTGATCGGGGAAAACCGCACGTTCCAGGGGCGGGAGGACTGGATGCGGGCGGAGGGCGTGGAGCTGGTCGTGGCCGATGATGCGCGGTGCGTGTCGCTGATGGAGCAGTTCATCCGCGAGCACGCGGAGCTGTGGGACGAGGACATCGGGGTGCCGCCGGGGGCGTGA
- a CDS encoding UPF0175 family protein encodes MTLSLNIPDDAKRTLIEVWGDNLDRAAFEALVIEGYRTRKSGNSTVQRLLGLPDRWATEKWLADRDVCHNYSLEDLEQDRETMRQLFGKHNGQ; translated from the coding sequence ATGACGCTGTCACTGAACATCCCCGACGACGCGAAGAGGACGCTGATCGAGGTGTGGGGGGACAACCTGGACCGCGCGGCGTTTGAGGCGCTGGTCATCGAGGGGTACAGGACTCGCAAGTCCGGGAACTCGACGGTCCAGCGTTTACTTGGTCTACCGGACCGCTGGGCGACAGAGAAGTGGCTCGCCGATCGCGACGTTTGCCACAACTACTCGCTTGAAGATCTGGAGCAAGATCGAGAGACAATGAGACAACTGTTCGGCAAACACAACGGTCAATGA
- a CDS encoding ferredoxin family protein, translating to MPHVITEPCIGTKDTSCVGVCPVDCIHPSKNEPDFGSTDQLYIDPDTCIDCALCVDECPVKAIFQQEDVPAEWTKYIQVNLDYYKNKG from the coding sequence ATGCCTCACGTCATCACCGAGCCCTGCATCGGCACCAAGGACACCTCCTGCGTGGGCGTCTGCCCCGTGGACTGCATCCACCCCAGCAAGAACGAGCCCGACTTCGGCTCAACCGATCAGCTCTACATCGACCCCGATACCTGCATCGACTGCGCCCTCTGTGTCGACGAGTGCCCCGTCAAGGCCATCTTCCAGCAGGAAGACGTCCCCGCCGAGTGGACCAAGTACATCCAGGTCAACCTCGACTACTACAAGAACAAGGGCTAA
- a CDS encoding Hsp70 family protein, producing the protein MPAPIVGIDLGTTNSLVAIADRAGARIIPDGHGRALLPSVVRYEPSDQPPGYATVVGHDAKEAAPDFPLQTVSSVKRLMGRSVRDAAPDLRFLSYQVIAGERDTARVRVPLGQDEITFSPEEVSAQVLARLRAQASRALGEEVTRAVVTVPAYFDDAQRQATRTAGRLAGLEVVRIVPEPTAAALAYGLGLPRGANDRPTTVVVYDLGGGTFDVSVLRLTPATQPGETFFFQVLATGGDTHLGGDDADHLLVDLFRREIANVLGVEAAAMELPPGVRRQLVGLAESVKIRLSEHEEARVDVALGGDRRYQRTLTRSEFEALVAPLVDRTIRICEQVVRDADMGWHDPSSGRAPVDAVIMVGGSTRIPLVRRRVGELFGLEPYTALDPDQVVALGASVLASVLDRRSTGTLLLDVIPLSLGVETVGGAVAKLITANSTIPARATEMFSTSVDGQTSIRLTIYQGEREMAADCRKLGEFHLRGLPPMPAGIPQLEVQFLVDANGVLNVSAQERRSGKRAALQVVPNHGLTSDEVERIERDSLHHAREDMARHRVVDLIVNSRLDLKWIGERFEKFEGELEPAYRDDLRARIEGLREMVKQAESDWQSVDPNAFYRAKHELDQASIRLQEVSIARSLREG; encoded by the coding sequence ATGCCAGCGCCCATTGTTGGAATCGACCTCGGCACCACCAACTCGCTGGTGGCGATCGCCGACCGCGCGGGCGCCCGCATCATCCCCGATGGGCACGGGCGCGCGTTGCTGCCCTCGGTTGTGCGGTACGAGCCCTCAGACCAGCCGCCCGGCTACGCGACGGTGGTGGGGCACGATGCGAAGGAGGCCGCGCCGGACTTCCCGCTCCAGACCGTCTCGAGCGTGAAGCGGTTGATGGGCCGGAGCGTGCGCGACGCCGCGCCCGACCTGCGGTTCCTGTCCTACCAGGTCATCGCAGGCGAGCGCGACACCGCCCGTGTGCGCGTTCCGCTCGGGCAGGACGAGATCACCTTCTCGCCCGAGGAGGTTTCCGCGCAGGTGCTCGCGCGCCTCAGGGCCCAGGCCTCCCGCGCCCTGGGCGAAGAGGTCACCCGCGCCGTGGTCACGGTCCCCGCGTACTTCGACGACGCTCAGCGGCAGGCCACCCGCACCGCTGGCCGCCTCGCGGGGCTCGAGGTCGTGCGCATCGTTCCCGAGCCCACGGCGGCGGCGCTCGCGTACGGCCTGGGCCTTCCCCGCGGCGCCAACGACCGTCCGACGACCGTGGTGGTCTACGACCTGGGCGGCGGTACGTTCGACGTGTCGGTGCTGCGGCTGACCCCAGCGACGCAGCCGGGCGAGACGTTCTTCTTTCAGGTGCTCGCCACCGGCGGCGACACGCACCTGGGCGGCGACGACGCGGATCACCTGCTGGTGGACCTCTTCCGACGCGAGATCGCAAACGTGCTGGGCGTTGAGGCGGCGGCCATGGAGCTGCCGCCGGGCGTGCGGCGCCAGCTCGTGGGGCTTGCGGAGTCGGTCAAGATCCGGCTCTCCGAGCACGAGGAGGCCCGCGTGGACGTCGCCCTGGGGGGCGACCGGCGCTACCAGCGCACGCTGACGCGCTCCGAGTTCGAGGCGCTCGTCGCCCCGCTGGTGGACCGCACCATCCGCATCTGCGAGCAGGTGGTGAGGGACGCCGACATGGGGTGGCACGATCCGTCCTCGGGCCGTGCGCCTGTAGACGCCGTGATCATGGTCGGCGGATCCACGCGCATTCCACTGGTCCGCCGTCGCGTCGGCGAGCTCTTTGGCCTGGAGCCTTACACCGCTCTTGACCCCGACCAGGTCGTCGCCCTCGGCGCGTCGGTGCTGGCCAGCGTGCTCGACAGGCGGTCCACCGGCACGCTGCTGCTGGACGTCATCCCGCTCTCGCTCGGGGTTGAGACCGTCGGCGGAGCCGTCGCCAAGCTCATCACGGCGAACTCCACGATCCCAGCGCGGGCGACGGAGATGTTCTCCACGAGCGTCGACGGCCAGACCTCGATCCGCCTGACTATTTACCAGGGCGAGCGTGAGATGGCGGCGGACTGCCGCAAGCTCGGCGAGTTCCACCTGCGGGGGCTGCCCCCCATGCCCGCGGGCATCCCGCAGCTGGAGGTGCAGTTCCTCGTTGACGCCAACGGCGTGCTCAACGTCAGCGCCCAGGAGCGCCGCAGCGGCAAGCGGGCCGCGCTGCAGGTCGTCCCCAACCACGGCCTCACCAGCGACGAGGTGGAGCGCATCGAGCGCGACAGCCTGCACCACGCCCGCGAGGACATGGCCCGTCACCGCGTGGTGGACCTCATCGTGAACAGCAGGCTTGACCTCAAGTGGATCGGCGAGCGCTTCGAGAAGTTCGAGGGCGAGCTCGAGCCCGCGTACCGCGACGACCTCCGCGCCCGCATCGAGGGTCTGCGGGAGATGGTCAAGCAGGCCGAGAGCGACTGGCAGAGCGTTGACCCCAACGCGTTTTATAGGGCCAAGCACGAGCTGGACCAGGCGAGCATCCGCCTGCAGGAAGTCAGCATTGCCCGCTCGCTGCGGGAGGGCTGA
- a CDS encoding YbaB/EbfC family nucleoid-associated protein → MFDNMKMMAAVAGLMKNKDKLREAGARIKEKSESTRVTGESGMGAVRVVVNGAMKVLSVELAPGLVVGMNADDKTRALAGQLIAEAVNDGITKAQGKMKEAIDEEAKALGFENGLPGLPGLLGA, encoded by the coding sequence ATGTTCGACAACATGAAGATGATGGCCGCGGTCGCGGGGCTGATGAAGAACAAGGACAAGCTGCGCGAGGCGGGGGCGCGGATCAAGGAGAAGAGCGAGAGCACGCGCGTCACGGGCGAGAGCGGGATGGGGGCGGTGCGCGTGGTGGTGAACGGGGCGATGAAGGTGCTCAGCGTGGAGCTGGCGCCGGGGCTGGTGGTGGGCATGAACGCGGACGACAAGACGCGGGCGCTGGCGGGGCAGCTGATCGCGGAGGCGGTGAACGATGGCATCACCAAGGCGCAGGGGAAGATGAAGGAGGCGATCGACGAGGAGGCCAAGGCCCTCGGGTTTGAGAACGGGCTGCCGGGGTTGCCGGGGCTGCTGGGGGCATAA